The sequence TCTTCGTCGTGCCGCCAAACCAGACATCACCGGCGGCAATCGCGCCCAGCGTCGTTTTGGCCACCAGCACGGCGCCGGCTTCTTCCAGCCTGCGCACAACGGTCGCATCTTCATCGATCACTTGATCGCGGAATGGCGCCGCACCCCAGGTCGTGCGGTAAGTCCGGGTTGAGAAAAGGTCCTTCAGCCCGTAAGGAATTCCATGCAGCGGTCCGCGATATTTGCCCGCCGCGATTTCCGCATCGGCGCGAGCAGCCTGGGCGAGAGCGAGTTCCTCCGTCAGCGTGACGACGCACTGCAGCGTCCGGTCATGGCGTTTGAGGCGATCCAGGTAAAGCCGCGTCAACTCGGTGGAAGTGATCTGACGCGTCCGAATCCATTCGCCGAGATCAAGCAACGACGCGAAGGCAATGTCGGCGGGATTGGTGGGAGCTATGGCGAGCCGCGGCGAGCTCCAGACGATCGGACGCTGTTCGCGAGGCATCACGAATCCAGTTGGGCGGTGATCGAACACGAGCGCGGGTGGAGCGCTGTTCATCAACTGGACTTTGCGCATGGCTTCATAAGCCCGGCGGCTGCTGTAGGCTGAACTGTTCAGCGATTGCAGCATCTGGCTGCGCTGGCTGGCAGTGAACGTCAGACCGATGACCTTCTCCATCTCGGCGATCGCCGCGGCGGTAATCGCGTTAGTGTTGCCGGGTGGAACGGCCCGCTCACGAATCCGATAAAAGCGTTGGTCCAGTTCGGTTCCTGCCGTCAGTTCCGCGACAGTGGACCTCGCTTTAATGGACGGAAGGTTTGTGGCGATCCAAGGCTGGGTGAGATCGCTGGTGGTCCAGATGTCGTACATCCTGCCGGGATAACTCGGCCAGGAAAGTTTTATGCCTCCGGGCGCAGGCGTGGAGTTGGGGAGAATCTTTGCGGGCACGTCGGTCTGGGCCCGGACGCGGACACTGATTGCGAGCACGGCGATCGTGAGAAAGCAGCAAATCTGCGCCGCTTTGTGCACGGCTCCGGCGAGACCGCTGGAAGTTGGAGTCTTCATCTTGAAAAAAAACAGTGCAGTCACAAAGAACAGAGATCACACAGAACAGCAAGCTCCCACTGGTGCCTTCCAGCAATTCTCATTTTGGCTCTGGCGTTGAAAAATGACCCGCACGTAGTCACGGTTTTAACCGGTTCTTTGGCAGTCTTCCTGCCTGGGCCGGCTCAAGCCGGGACTACGTGCGGCCAAAATGAGAATTGCTGGGTGCCTTCACTTGGTGGATGGGAATCTTTGCCGCGTTTTCTTTGTGATCTTTGCGGCCTCTGTGGCCAATCGACCAAACGGAGTAGGCTGAGAAGTCCTGATCAACCGTGCTGGCTATCTGGAGCCAAGAGGCGTCCTGCTTCGCCGGACGAAAGAGGAATTCGCCGGAGTCTTCCCCCTCTCTTCCCGAAGGGAGGAGAGGGCCGGGGAGAGGAGGTGCGTTGGCTCGCTTCTCCTGTTTCCAAGAAACCCCTCTCTCCAGCTCTCTCC is a genomic window of Verrucomicrobiota bacterium containing:
- a CDS encoding amidase; translated protein: MKTPTSSGLAGAVHKAAQICCFLTIAVLAISVRVRAQTDVPAKILPNSTPAPGGIKLSWPSYPGRMYDIWTTSDLTQPWIATNLPSIKARSTVAELTAGTELDQRFYRIRERAVPPGNTNAITAAAIAEMEKVIGLTFTASQRSQMLQSLNSSAYSSRRAYEAMRKVQLMNSAPPALVFDHRPTGFVMPREQRPIVWSSPRLAIAPTNPADIAFASLLDLGEWIRTRQITSTELTRLYLDRLKRHDRTLQCVVTLTEELALAQAARADAEIAAGKYRGPLHGIPYGLKDLFSTRTYRTTWGAAPFRDQVIDEDATVVRRLEEAGAVLVAKTTLGAIAAGDVWFGGTTKNPWNTNEGSSGSSAGSSAAVAAGLVAFGIGSETVGSIVSPATRCRVTGLRPTFGRVSRAGGMTLSWSMDKVGPICRTVEDCAMVFQAIHGLDSKDASTVDVPFNYSAELNPSDSRIGYRGSFVSAAILERLARITARTNLVSIGLPNSPIDAISTILDVEAATAFEELTRTGGDVYLPEFWGNTFRVARTVPAVEYLQADRLRRKLGEAMHELLKTVDLYVTSGVDDINLTANNLTGHPCVVVPNGSGTSLTFVGQLYDEARILAVAKAYQDATNFHTNRPAAFLR